In one ANME-2 cluster archaeon genomic region, the following are encoded:
- the rpoA2 gene encoding DNA-directed RNA polymerase subunit A'' — translation MAVSQKTIEEMTRNLQLPKNILDTLHKELEETKVTKKQLEDIIKRVIEGYEYARIEPCEAAGVVSAQSIGEPGTQMTMRTFHYAGVAEINVTLGLPRLIEIVDARKNPSTPMMSVYLTEDYAHDRDMARKLAWNIEATHISHLGSLSTDITEMALMIELNEKVINQREITPEEVAGKLEEELGLAVLIDGNVLTVHPENESYRELLQLGKNIENVTLKGISDIKRVVIRKEDTIDEYVLYTEGSSLKHIDELDGVDMTRSTTNNINEIYEVFGIEAARNSIIKEATDTLREQGLSVDVRHIMLVADIMTVDGEVKAIGRHGISGEKASVLARAAFEVTVNHLLDAGTRGDIDELRGVTENVIVGQPIQLGTGHVKLLAAKRT, via the coding sequence ATGGCAGTGAGCCAGAAGACCATTGAAGAGATGACCAGAAACCTGCAACTGCCAAAGAACATCCTTGATACTCTCCATAAAGAGCTTGAAGAGACAAAAGTGACCAAAAAGCAGCTTGAGGATATCATAAAGCGGGTTATTGAAGGTTATGAATACGCCCGTATTGAGCCGTGTGAAGCTGCCGGTGTGGTCTCGGCCCAGAGTATTGGTGAACCTGGTACCCAGATGACCATGCGGACATTCCACTATGCGGGTGTGGCTGAGATCAACGTTACACTGGGCCTGCCCAGACTGATCGAGATCGTGGATGCCAGGAAAAACCCGTCTACGCCCATGATGTCGGTCTACTTGACAGAGGATTATGCCCATGACCGGGACATGGCCCGTAAACTGGCATGGAATATAGAGGCCACCCATATCAGTCACCTGGGCAGCTTGTCTACAGATATCACAGAAATGGCATTGATGATCGAACTCAATGAGAAAGTGATCAACCAGCGTGAGATCACACCAGAGGAAGTGGCAGGGAAACTGGAGGAGGAATTGGGATTGGCCGTACTGATAGATGGTAATGTGCTTACGGTACATCCGGAGAATGAGTCGTACAGGGAACTGCTCCAGCTTGGCAAAAATATAGAGAACGTAACCCTTAAGGGAATAAGTGATATCAAACGTGTGGTCATCAGGAAAGAGGATACCATTGACGAATATGTACTGTATACTGAAGGATCGTCGCTGAAACACATTGATGAACTGGATGGTGTGGATATGACCCGGTCCACCACTAATAATATCAATGAGATCTATGAAGTCTTCGGTATCGAGGCTGCCAGGAATAGTATAATAAAAGAAGCTACAGACACACTTCGTGAACAGGGGCTGTCAGTTGATGTACGGCATATCATGCTGGTGGCTGATATCATGACCGTTGACGGGGAAGTGAAGGCTATTGGCAGGCACGGCATTTCGGGTGAAAAGGCCAGTGTGCTTGCACGGGCGGCTTTCGAGGTCACAGTGAACCACCTGTTGGATGCAGGTACGAGGGGAGATATTGACGAACTGAGGGGTGTGACCGAGAATGTTATTGTGGGACAGCCAATTCAACTCGGGACCGGTCATGTCAAACTCCTGGCAGCAAAAAGAACTTAA
- a CDS encoding 50S ribosomal protein L30e — MDLDLNKILRIAVQTGKVSIGSRQTVKVVDNYQAKAVVLASNCPADVRDRVTGKVPVIDFPGNGVELGTICSKPFAVAAMAVEDPGESKILGIIKG, encoded by the coding sequence ATGGATTTAGACCTTAATAAAATACTGAGAATCGCGGTCCAGACCGGAAAGGTATCGATCGGATCAAGGCAAACAGTGAAGGTTGTGGATAATTACCAGGCCAAGGCTGTAGTGCTTGCGTCAAACTGTCCCGCTGACGTACGGGACAGGGTTACTGGGAAAGTTCCTGTGATCGACTTTCCAGGCAATGGTGTCGAACTGGGTACGATCTGCAGCAAACCGTTCGCTGTTGCGGCAATGGCTGTGGAGGATCCAGGGGAATCGAAAATATTAGGAATAATAAAAGGATAA
- a CDS encoding NusA-like transcription termination signal-binding factor, producing the protein MSEVKLSTDGIRYIALFENTTGATARDCLLDDDNNRVIFVVKTGDMGMAIGKNGEHVNKLVKSIGRHVEVVEYNDDPVIFIQNLLQPANANNVKIGYKGDKRIAYVEVKTKEKGLAIGRNGKNIEKVKVLAKRHHDIDDVTIQ; encoded by the coding sequence TTGAGCGAAGTTAAACTCTCCACTGATGGAATTCGCTATATAGCATTATTCGAGAATACCACCGGAGCCACTGCAAGGGATTGTCTCCTGGATGATGATAACAACAGGGTAATATTTGTTGTTAAAACGGGAGATATGGGCATGGCCATAGGTAAGAACGGTGAGCATGTCAACAAGCTTGTAAAAAGTATCGGGCGCCACGTTGAAGTGGTGGAGTATAACGACGACCCTGTTATTTTTATACAGAACCTGCTCCAGCCTGCCAATGCCAATAACGTAAAGATTGGATATAAGGGTGACAAACGTATAGCTTATGTAGAAGTAAAAACTAAAGAGAAGGGTCTTGCCATAGGGCGAAATGGAAAGAACATTGAAAAAGTGAAGGTTCTTGCCAAACGACATCATGATATAGATGATGTGACAATCCAGTAG
- a CDS encoding 30S ribosomal protein S12 yields the protein MGNGKYAARKLKDDRENFRWSDRKYLRRALKLNVKADPLGGAPQGRGIVLEKVGVEAKQPNSAIRKCVRIQLIKNGRQVTAFCPGDGAINFIDEHDEVTVERIGGRMGGAKGDIPGVRFKVTAVNDMSLNEMVIGRKEKPMR from the coding sequence ATGGGAAATGGAAAATATGCTGCCCGCAAACTAAAAGATGACCGGGAAAATTTCAGGTGGAGCGACAGGAAATACCTCAGGCGCGCCCTGAAGCTTAATGTAAAGGCAGATCCCCTTGGAGGCGCTCCACAGGGAAGGGGTATTGTACTTGAGAAAGTTGGTGTAGAGGCAAAACAGCCCAACTCTGCCATTAGGAAATGTGTAAGGATACAATTGATCAAGAACGGACGGCAGGTTACTGCTTTTTGCCCTGGTGATGGTGCTATCAATTTCATAGATGAACATGATGAAGTGACCGTGGAACGTATCGGCGGCCGCATGGGCGGTGCAAAGGGTGACATTCCCGGTGTAAGGTTCAAGGTAACCGCAGTGAACGATATGAGTCTCAACGAGATGGTGATCGGACGCAAAGAGAAGCCAATGAGGTAG